In Pseudomonadota bacterium, a single genomic region encodes these proteins:
- the ihfA gene encoding integration host factor subunit alpha, with protein sequence MNTALTKAGMAVKLYEEVGLNKREAKDLVEQFFEEVRAALESGRQVKLSGFGNFDLRKKNRRPGRNPKTGEAIPISARRVVTFRPGQKLKARVEAYAGSIEQ encoded by the coding sequence ATGAACACGGCGCTGACCAAGGCTGGGATGGCGGTCAAGCTTTATGAAGAGGTTGGCTTGAATAAGCGTGAGGCCAAAGATCTGGTGGAACAATTCTTCGAGGAGGTCCGGGCAGCGTTAGAGAGCGGGCGGCAGGTCAAGCTTTCCGGGTTTGGAAATTTCGACCTCAGAAAAAAGAACCGGCGCCCCGGCCGCAATCCTAAAACCGGAGAGGCGATACCCATCAGCGCTCGCCGGGTGGTGACGTTCCGGCCAGGACAGAAATTAAAAGCCAGGGTAGAAGCGTATGCTGGAAGCATCGAACAATAA